In a single window of the Schistocerca gregaria isolate iqSchGreg1 unplaced genomic scaffold, iqSchGreg1.2 ptg000569l, whole genome shotgun sequence genome:
- the LOC126315274 gene encoding uncharacterized protein LOC126315274, whose amino-acid sequence MCWGRSAKELLEDYFNDNSILKLGFVLKEPREVLNLNQTQLKNFELDGLLSTDIELDSPQNELLVLRSNTGRAFLSFESNFNRNIRAFCRFFGDTGNHAVYDINIGKEDLCGKNWQAGASLNMAGIGTSLAYLSYSQYLNKLALGFQGSIVLEADRPFLTSVWAIYRPLLPVSLGVKLSMSGIHRNSIKPSFFLNMRYPHRSSAEYVHRIPHYEINVQLIDGFSSFAFSCYQNFVIRRKVYNILEAYNITHITNYIAIGAEIALSNNCLDFGAAASWQLNKNHLFKAKVTQQLAQFCWVLKSWSNPRVIFSTTTGYCFLHNVPKVGFGLIVEAASGQADFEGASPNYEDMDLVIYQGEEAPEVTKKYELK is encoded by the exons atgtGCTGGGGTCGGTCTGCTAAGGAGCTGCTAGAAGACTACTTCAACGACAATTCAATTCTCAAA TTAGGGTTTGTGTTGAAAGAGCCCAGGGAAGTGTTGAATCTAAACCAGACACAGCTCAAAAACTTTGAATTGGATGGACTGCTGTCCACAGACATCGAGCTTGAT AGTCCTCAAAACGAGCTTCTTGTTTTGAGGTCGAATACAGGAAGAGCTTTCTTGAGCTTTGAAAGCAATTTCAATAGAAATATACGTGCCTTCTGTAGATTTTTTGGAGACACCGGCAACCATGCTGTTTACGATATCAACATTGGGAAAGAAGACCTGTGCGGAAAAAATTGGCAAGCAGGAGCGAGTCTCAACATGGCCGGAATTGGAACTTCACTGGCCTATTTGTCTTATTCTCAGTATCTGAACAAGCTGGCTTTAGGATTTCAGGGGAGCATCGTGTTGGAGGCCGATAGGCCCTTCTTGACGAGCGTCTGGGCAATTTATCGTCCTTTATTACCGGTTTCGCTTGGTGTAAAACTAAGCATGTCTGGTATTCACAGAAATTCAATAAAACCCAGTTTTTTCTTGAATATGCGATATCCACATCGATCGAGTGCAGAATACGTTCACCGCATCCCGCACTACGAGATCAATGTCCAGTTGATCGACGGATTTTCGTCCTTTGCTTTCTCTTGCTACCAAAACTTTGTTATACGCAGAAAAGTGTACAATATTCTCGAAGCATACAACATCACGCACATCACCAATTATATCGCAATAGGAGCCGAAATCGCTTTATCCAACAATTGCCTCGACTTCGGAGCTGCCGCGTCTTGGCAACTAAACAAAAACCACCTGTTCAAGGCCAAGGTCACCCAGCAACTGGCACAGTTCTGCTGGGTCTTGAAGTCTTGGAGCAATCCGAGAGTCATCTTCAGCACGACGACTGGATACTGCTTTTTACACAATGTTCCAAAGGTTGGATTCGGACTCATAGTGGAAGCGGCATCCGGACAAGCAGACTTCGAGGGAGCGTCTCCGAACTACGAAGACATGGATTTGGTTATTTATCAAGGCGAAGAAGCTCCTGAAGTCACTAAAAAATACGAACTCAAATAA
- the LOC126315275 gene encoding N-formylmaleamate deformylase-like — MGEGSSNDSSGGTTGPLRTPCLTQSGYHSVKDGTKIYYELHGTGEHKVVLVAGFVTTALTWRQLAPFLAQYPVDGGFQVVCMDNRGCGRSDRPSGRYSTTLLASDVYSLLKSRLHLEKYHLLGHSMGGMIAQELALMDTQSILSLTLYSTHAGGTRGIIPLGASKLFYHYYKPRSTVEQVSDAILGLQFPSKYLSGACPISPYKTWGEYQKKMLLEDLECGHGYKTVCASGQLFAAFGHRVTRSRLNSLRESLLNNRAPILVINGSTDDFIRTSNSQYLSEVLQCPLKIIDGCGHMSHLQDFDRFSEVFVEHLNEAIRKHGSEPEADKTAEKSDDIL; from the exons ATgggcgagggttcatcgaacgatagCTCTGGTGGTACCACTGGTCCACTGCGCACCCCGTGTCTGACCCAATCTGGCTACCATTCTGTCAAAGATGGAACCAAAATTTACTACGAATTGCATGGAACGGGTGAGCACAAAGTTGTGCTAGTTGCTG GTTTCGTTACAACGGCTTTGACATGGAGACAGCTCGCCCCTTTTTTGGCGCAGTATCCTGTTGACGGCGGATTCCAGGTCGTTTGCATGGATAACCGTGGGTGTGGACGTTCTGACCGACCTTCCGGCCGCTATTCGACGACGCTCCTTGCGAGCGACGTTTATTCACTGTTGAAGAGTCGGTTGCACCTGGAAAAGTATCATCTTTTGGGCCATAGCATGGGAGGCATGATAGCCCAGGAGCTGGCCCTAATGGACACTCAGAGCATACTGTCTCTCACTCTGTATTCAACCCACGCGGGAGGAACTAGGGGAATTATACCT TTGGGCGCTAGCAAGCTGTTTTATCACTACTACAAGCCTAGGTCGACCGTAGAACAAGTCTCCGACGCCATTTTGGGTCTCCAATTTCCTTCAAAATATCTATCTGGGGCCTGTCCGATTTCCCCCTATAAAACATGGGGCGAATACCAAAAAAAAATGTTACTAGAGGACTTGGAATGCGGGCATGGGTATAAAACGGTCTGTGCCAGCGGACAACTTTTCGCCGCTTTCGGCCACCGTGTTACCAGAAGCCGCCTGAACTCCCTGCGCGAATCTCTCCTGAACAATAGAGCACCGATTCTAGTTATCAATGGATCCACCGATGATTTCATACGAACTTCGAACAGCCAATACTTGTCTGAAGTGTTACAATGTCCATTGAAAATTATCGACGGGTGCGGTCATATGTCTCACCTGCAGGACTTTGATAGGTTCAGCGAAGTGTTTGTGGAACACCTGAATGAGGCCATACGTAAGCATGGAAGTGAACCCGAGGCAGATAAAACAGCAGAGAAATCTGATGATATCCTATAA
- the LOC126315348 gene encoding uncharacterized protein LOC126315348 — protein MDQSNSDFQCLVETKNAEVEALRTIFADSFKLKSRKKNRTSFQLELVPHPGYPEKNHAAVLMQVELGSNYPATRPRIQVKKLRGLSKSEMSELSDLVREKLNDLIGESREVIYELAQNIEEWLQKHNGPMQSSYDQMMLRRKEKLFVEEGLPNAGEGETEERMLEMDSGEDKLDDRFLFFSDDEMEAGYRSGVEVRSARGEEMESSGDGQADFMGESTETNEEGANELGVDFWKWHNLRELYRGGAKCVFKTAMLNMNTRRLVTMKTYTLPDVSSPELLRRRQDVFDRLVERVNGMSKQLNHEALVHYVGAQYQPSERSFCVVREYVPGAVLAVLNQKGKFEEYLVKKYVKRMISALDYLHGEGVYGVGLKVSNLFVSDVGELKVADYLGNLIFEKLNQGLEPELEGGWMMGGGGDQRRAEEARRDLVELGLTILEMINGRRIDEEREAKEGKLEQIWKGLDMELSLNARDFLSRCLNNEPVEMKKLLVHPFLKDEDMIDESEVFVPLSPTFGTMGMYYSSDDWLDSAEGAIDYGKRRGLELDSLSALASLREQGVASDSAREDFRLTFPMSLAKAPEGHSKYRTEFEELHILGIGGFGQVVKAKNRLDGRLYAIKKILFGRTDSYFVEKLLREVTTLSRLNHPNVVRYYHAWIDKADEVDMASLGPIMEEEEESKSVEKNVAVLGCDRERSEGEYVLVSGDTAEAMTHMDEDIFGLQSSRDVYASPSRVREKKRLIPRQSCRILYIQMEYCTEKTLRDLIDMPQSGEKGVVEMSEDQRWKLFRQIVEGLNHIHSQGIIHRDLKPSNVFIDSSGDVKIGDFGLAVTYGQRTGTDVAHWSSLNSREKRKAQWGELTTGVGTPLYLAPEQDCVGVQYNEKVDIYSLGIIFFELFTSFSTAMERTLVLKQLRQKEIKLPESWPENHPEKTKIVRWLLAHDSADRPTTAELLQSDLLPLKLEQKMLKKALKTITEPNTVMHSLLIRRLFMEPSHAVKDLNYDVTANIVPSSIDSRVRELVLKRIYWVFDNHSADFVEPPTFYLRTLVTKQRHAVHVLDTKGRIFTIPFDLTLPFARYVVYKGIWRMRRYVVGKVYRESLVGPPRELYECDYDMVGPYSHRWALVAEVMSVVVEVLNEFVSELGPFLIRLNDYRILNAILSILTDNPHTQRKIRRVLAPFWRKRQPQKVVEQLLSVQGLTAKSIEKSKLERLLEIVRDSDTDIAESIKKVEQLYADCKPILQYLHELRQFLCYSTLFHVTSYLRFDITFIYNYEYYSDIVFQASLVEPDVLAAGGCYEELLLYFEREYENIDPNSCIQTSDSIHRPGFSSKKTITRTGAGVNIALDRLITLAGNFYKRHPSLINESCLTSSSLDAHIYSTVQIPDGIVSYSSLLRAALQDRIQLHLILKSFSISTEYLCDENWSLSQLVKHCNRHHVCWIIIINDPPGSKPITERTYVVLKNLEKQTETTLTVREASNHILKEKQFHQNSTDLNDQLPDSPQSKPDSDTKSPSSIEQPHHAVLDSVEVEILGELGMTLGSKGKRILIKKCQACLSQFLPYLSHQSVIRIGSIDLPISTVRDVCTTIESIGGDFHTLLTKYPKFRSRITVLKEFCFKARRELPYAFLYSSLDDELVWTFFRRHQRNPLTIKQ, from the exons ATGGATCAGTCAAATAGTGACTTTCAATGTTTGGTTGAGACAAAAAATGCGGAGGTTGAGGCCTTAAGAACAATATTTGCG GATTCGTTTAAGTTGAAGTCAAGAAAGAAGAATCGTACTAGTTTTCAATTGGAGTTGGTACCTCACCCTGGGTATCCAGAGAAAAACCATGCGGCAGTGTTGATGCAGGTAGAGTTAGGGTCGAATTATCCGGCGACGCGTCCGCGAATACAAGTGAAGAAGTTGAGGGGGTTGTCGAAGAGCGAGATGTCTGAGCTGTCGGACCTAGTTAGGGAGAAGCTGAATGATTTGATAGGCGAGTCTAGAGAAGTGATATACGAGTTGGCGCAGAATATTGAGGAGTGGTTGCAGAAGCACAATGGGCCGATGCAGTCATCTTATGATCAGATGATGTTGAGGAGGAAAGAGAAGTTGTTTGTCGAGGAGGGATTGCCGAATGCAGGAGAAGGGGAGACGGAGGAGAGGATGTTAGAGATGGATAGTGGGGAGGACAAGTTAGACGaccgttttttgtttttttcagacGACGAGATGGAAGCGGGATACAGGAGTGGAGTGGAGGTGAGGAGTGCGAGAGGTGAGGAAATGGAGTCAAGTGGAGATGGCCAGGCGGATTTTATGGGGGAGAGTACGGAGACGAATGAAGAAGGTGCTAATGAGTTAGGCGTTGATTTTTGGAAATGGCACAATTTAAGAGAGCTGTACCGAGGAGGGGCAAAATGTGTGTTTAAAACGGCTATGCTTAATATGAACACACGTCGGTTGGTGACGATGAAGACCTACACATTACCTGACGTATCTAGTCCAGAATTGTTGAGGCGCAGACAGGATGTTTTTGACCGTTTGGTTGAGAGAGTGAATGGCATGAGCAAGCAGTTGAACCACGAGGCATTGGTGCACTATGTGGGAGCGCAGTACCAGCCGTCGGAGAGGTCGTTTTGCGTGGTGAGGGAGTATGTACCGGGGGCTGTTTTGGCAGTGTTGAATCAGAAGGGGAAGTTTGAGGAGTATTTGGTGAAGAAATACGTGAAGCGAATGATATCGGCGTTAGATTACCTGCATGGAGAAGGAGTTTATGGAGTTGGCTTGAAAGTGTCTAATTTGTTTGTGAGCGACGTTGGAGAGTTGAAGGTGGCTGACTATTTGGGGAATTTGATTTTTGAGAAGTTGAATCAGGGGTTAGAGCCTGAGTTGGAGGGTGGTTGGATGATGGGAGGAGGAGGCGATCAGAGGCGTGCGGAGGAGGCGAGAAGGGACTTGGTGGAGTTAGGATTGACTATTTTAGAGATGATAAATGGGCGTCGAATAGATGAGGAGAGAGAAGCTAAAGAGGGTAAGTTAGAACAGATTTGGAAGGGGCTTGACATGGAGTTGTCGTTGAATGCCCGTGATTTTCTATCTAGGTGTTTGAACAATGAGCCTGTTGAAATGAAGAAGTTACTGGTGCATCCATTTTTGAAAGACGAGGACATGATAGACGAGTCGGAGGTTTTTGTGCCGTTGTCACCGACGTTTGGTACTATGGGAATGTATTACTCTTCTGATGATTGGCTAGACTCGGCGGAGGGGGCGATCGATTACGGAAAGAGGCGCGGTTTGGAGTTGGATTCTCTGAGCGCATTGGCTTCGCTTCGAGAGCAAGGTGTGGCTTCTGACTCGGCGCGAGAGGATTTTCGGCTCACGTTTCCCATGTCGCTTGCGAAGGCACCAGAAGGGCATTCTAAGTACCGCACAGAGTTCGAGGAACTTCACATTCTTGGAATAGGCGGATTCGGACAGGTAGTAAAGGCTAAGAACAGGTTGGATGGAAGGTTGTACGccatcaaaaaaattttgtttgGACGGACAGACTCTTATTTTGTCGAGAAACTGTTGCGAGAGGTGACTACGTTGTCTCGTTTGAACCACCCGAATGTAGTTAGGTACTATCACGCGTGGATAGACAAGGCGGACGAGGTGGATATGGCGTCGTTGGGCccgatcatggaggaggaggaggagtctaAGTCGGTGGAGAAAAATGTGGCGGTATTAGGATGTGATAGAGAGAGGTCGGAGGGAGAGTACGTTTTGGTGTCCGGCGACACAGCGGAGGCGATGACGCATATGGACGAGGATATATTTGGTTTGCAGTCGTCGAGAGATGTGTATGCGTCCCCAAGTCGGGTGAGGGAGAAGAAGAGGTTGATTCCTCGTCAAAGTTGCCGAATATTATACATTCAGATGGAGTACTGTACGGAAAAGACGTTGAGGGATTTGATTGACATGCCTCAGAGTGGAGAGAAGGGAGTGGTAGAGATGTCCGAAGACCAGAGATGGAAGTTGTTTCGACAGATTGTGGAGGGGCTGAATCACATTCACAGTCAGGGGATTATTCATCGTGATTTGAAGCCGTCGAATGTGTTTATAGATTCCAGTGGGGATGTGAAGATTGGCGATTTTGGCTTGGCGGTAACATATGGGCAGAGGACGGGGACGGACGTGGCGCACTGGTCGTCTTTGAATAGTCGAGAGAAGAGGAAGGCGCAATGGGGTGAGTTGACGACGGGGGTGGGTACGCCTTTGTATTTAGCGCCCGAACAAGATTGTGTTGGAGTACAGTACAATGAGAAGGTGGACATTTATAGTTTGGGGATTATTTTTTTTGAACTGTTTACATCTTTTTCGACGGCTATGGAGCGGACTTTGGTACTGAAGCAGCTTCGCCAGAAGGAGATCAAGTTGCCCGAATCTTGGCCTGAGAATCATCCAGAGAAGACCAAAATAGTTAGGTGGTTGTTGGCGCATGACTCGGCTGATCGTCCTACGACGGCAGAGCTTCTCCAGAGCGATTTGTTGCCGTTGAAGTTGGAGCAGAAAATGCTGAAAAAGGCCCTAAAAACCATTACTGAACCCAACACGGTCATGCATTCGCTGCTAATTCGGAGGCTATTCATGGAGCCATCCCATGCTGTGAAGGATCTGAACTACGACGTGACGGCGAACATCGTTCCATCGTCTATTGATTCTCGCGTTCGAGAATTGGTTTTGAAAAGAATTTATTGGGTTTTTGATAATCACTCCGCAGATTTTGTGGAGCCGCCGACGTTTTATCTGCGCACGTTGGTGACCAAGCAGAGGCATGCTGTGCACGTTTTAGACACGAAGGGTCGCATTTTCACGATTCCATTTGACTTGACGTTGCCGTTTGCGAGATATGTAGTGTACAAGGGCATTTGGAGGATGCGTCGATACGTGGTGGGCAAGGTATACAGGGAGTCCTTGGTGGGTCCGCCTAGGGAGTTATACGAGTGCGACTATGACATGGTTGGTCCATACTCGCACAGGTGGGCGTTGGTGGCAGAGGTGATGAGCGTTGTTGTGGAGGTTTTAAACGAATTCGTGTCTGAATTGGGTCCGTTTTTGATTCGCCTTAACGACTACAGGATTTTGAATGCCATCTTGTCTATCTTGACGGATAACCCGCACACTCAGCGCAAGATCAGGCGGGTCTTGGCGCCGTTCTGGCGCAAGAGACAGCCCCAGAAGGTCGTCGAGCAGCTTTTGAGCGTGCAGGGATTGACAGCGAAATCAATTGAGAAGTCCAAGCTGGAGCGACTTCTCGAGATTGTCAGGGATTCCGATACCGACATAGCTGAGTCCATTAAGAAGGTGGAGCAGCTTTATGCGGATTGCAAGCCGATTTTGCAATATCTCCACGAATTGAGACAGTTTTTGTGCTATTCAACTTTGTTTCATGTGACGTCTTATCTACGCTTCGATATCACTTTCATTTACAACTACGAGTACTACTCCGATATCGTGTTTCAGGCAAGTTTGGTCGAACCCGACGTTTTGGCCGCCGGTGGCTGTTACGAAGAACTTCTCCTCTACTTTGAACGCGAATACGAAAACATTGACCCGAATAGTTGTATACAAACCTCTGACTCCATTCATCGGCCTGGGTTCTCTTCAAAGAAAACCATTACTAGAACCGGCGCAGGTGTCAACATCGCTCTTGATAGGCTCATCACGCTTGCTGGAAACTTTTATAAGCGCCACCCTTCTCTCATAAACGAGTCCTGTCTCACTTCGTCTTCCTTGGATGCGCATATCTATTCTACCGTACAAATTCCGGATGGCATTGTTTCTTACTCTTCTCTTCTCCGAGCGGCACTGCAAGACAGAATTCAGCTCCACCTCATCCTTAAGTCCTTTTCTATCTCCACCGAGTACCTTTGCGACGAAAACTGGTCCCTTTCTCAACTAGTCAAGCACTGCAATCGGCATCACGTCTGTTGGATCATCATCATCAACGACCCCCCTGGGTCGAAGCCGATCACCGAGCGCACGTATGTTGTTCTGAAAAATCTGGAAAAGCAAACCGAGACCACTCTGACCGTCCGAGAAGCTTCGAACCACATTCTGAAGGAAAAGCAATTTCACCAAAATTCCACAGACTTGAATGACCAGCTTCCCGATTCGCCTCAATCTAAGCCAGATTCAGACACAAAATCTCCGTCTTCTATCGAGCAACCTCACCATGCCGTCCTGGACTCCGTCGAAGTCGAAATCCTAGGAGAACTTGGCATGACTTTAGGTTCTAAAGGCAAGCGCATCCTCATCAAAAAGTGCCAAGCCTGTCTCTCCCAGTTCCTGCCGTATCTGTCTCACCAAAGTGTCATACGAATTGGCTCTATAGACCTTCCCATCTCCACAGTGCGAGACGTGTGTACCACAATAGAATCTATTGGCGGCGACTTTCACACACTCCTAACAAAATACCCCAAATTCCGTAGCCGCATCACCGTGCTCAAAGAATTTTGCTTCAAGGCTCGACGCGAATTGCCCTACGCATTCTTATACAGCTCCCTTGATGATGAACTTGTATGGACGTTCTTTCGGCGACACCAGAGAAACCCTTTGActatcaaacaataa
- the LOC126315349 gene encoding citrate synthase, mitochondrial-like: protein MLSKLRPSNFLKLQKPSYSTEVYSDNSGLKERMNELIPSRRAEVKKIRKEFGDKVIDSVTIDQVYTGMRSLKAIVWEPSILDAESGILYQGHSIADLQQKLPKFGSDGEQPMAESLVWFLFSGEIPTKEQALSLQKELCSRAHIPEYTKKLIEELSRSGVHPMTQLICAVSSLQAQSQFAKKYIEGIHKNDLWIHTFEDAITLIAKMPEVCARIYANTFKNGVLGPLADPSLDYVANFMRRIGYKDQRFDEYMRLYMMIHADHEGGNVSAHTSHVVGSAYADPFLSFTAGMCGLAGPLHGLANQEVIRWVKGVQKKVGSDYSLEQIKECVWETLNSGKVVPGYGHAVLRRVDPRYTSQQQFALKYFPDDPFFKLIDDIYKVTPDILKQHGKTKNPWPNVDAHSGCMLMHYGLMEFEYYTVLFGFSRAFGIMSGLIWDRALGLSIERPKSVNTEWIKENVVNLANRTATSGVC, encoded by the exons ATGTTGTCCAAGCTCCGTCCGTCTAATTTCTTAAAG CTTCAAAAACCGTCCTATTCTACCGAGGTCTATTCGgacaattca GGGCTGAAAGAGCGCATGAACGAGCTCATTCCTTCAAGACGTGCCGAAGTGAAAAAAATTCGCAAGGAATTTGGTGACAAAGTAATTGACTCGGTCACTATTGACCAG GTCTACACTGGTATGCGTTCTCTTAAGGCAATAGTGTGGGAGCCGTCTATTTTGGACGCGGAATCa GGAATTCTTTACCAAGGGCACTCTATAGCTGATCTGCAGCAGAAGCTGCCGAAGTTCGGCTCCGATGGCGAGCAGCCGATGGCAGAGTCCCTGGTTTGGTTTTTGTTCAGCGGAGAGATACCGACGAAGGAGCAGGCGCTGTCACTACAGAAGGAGCTCTGCTCTCGTGCTCACATTCCTGAGTATACGAAGAAGCTAATTGAGGAATTGTCGAGGAGCGGTGTCCATCCTATGACGCAGCTCATTTGCGCCGTGTCATCGCTTCAGGCACAATCCCAGTTCGCGAAGAAGTACATAGAGGGAATTCACAAGAATGATCTCTGGATCCATACATTCGAAGACGCGATAACGTTGATTGCCAAGATGCCAGAGGTATGCGCAAGAATTTACGCCAACACCTTCAAGAACGGCGTTTTGGGACCCTTGGCCGACCCATCATTGGACTACGTGGCGAATTTCATGCGCAGAATTGGGTACAAAGATCAGAGATTTGACGAATACATGCGTTTGTATATGATGATTCACGCGGATCATGAGGGCGGAAACGTGTCGGCGCACACCTCGCACGTGGTCGGCTCGGCCTACGCCGACCCCTTTTTGTCCTTTACAGCGGGTATGTGTGGGCTAGCGGGTCCATTGCACGGTTTGGCCAACCAGGAGGTCATTCGATGGGTAAAGGGCGTGCAAAAAAAGGTGGGGTCGGATTACAGCTTAGAACAGATCAAGGAGTGCGTTTGGGAGACGCTGAACTCGGGAAAGGTCGTTCCTGGATACGGACACGCAGTGCTTAGGCGGGTCGATCCCAGATACACTTCGCAGCAACAGTTTGCGCTGAAGTATTTTCCGGATGATCCGTTCTTCAAGTTGATCGACGACATCTACAAAGTTACACCAGACATTCTGAAGCAGCATGGGAAGACCAAAAACCCGTGGCCCAATGTGGACGCGCACAGCGGATGTATGCTCATGCATTACGGGTTGATGGAGTTCGAATACTACACCGTGTTGTTTGGCTTTTCGAGAGCGTTTGGGATCATGTCGGGCCTGATTTGGGACCGCGCCTTAGGTTTGTCTATCGAGAGACCGAAGTCCGTGAATACCGAATGGATCAAGGAAAACGTGGTGAATTTGGCGAATAGGACGGCTACGTCAGGTGTTTGCTAG